The Medicago truncatula cultivar Jemalong A17 chromosome 4, MtrunA17r5.0-ANR, whole genome shotgun sequence genome includes a region encoding these proteins:
- the LOC11438743 gene encoding protein STRICTOSIDINE SYNTHASE-LIKE 12: MLNMAMVVTATTLVILLLCSQSSVAILLNKLQLPSPVTGPESLAFDKNGEGPYVGSSDGRIFKYNGPDVGFKEYAYTSPNRNKTVCDGLSDFSAVQATCGRPLGLGFNHQTGDLYVADAYLGLVKVSPDGGNVTQLVGPAQANSTMFADGLDVDPDTGIVYFTVASTNFQLKDYQTLVTSGDSSGSLLRYDPSTNQTTVLLSNLSMPSGVAVSKDGSFVLVGEYLSNRIQRVWLKGPRANSSELFMLLTGRPNNIKRNSAGQFWISVHSVLGLGLPISPRRTALPRGVRVSENRIILQIASLVAEYGIEPASEVQEYNGKLYAGSLLASYASIFIG, from the exons ATGTTGAATATGGCAATGGTTGTGACTGCAACCACTCTTGTTATCTTACTATTGTGTTCTCAATCATCAGTAGCTATATTACTGAACAAGCTTCAGCTACCGTCACCAGTGACAGGACCTGAGTCACTTGCATTTGATAAAAACGGTGAAGGACCTTATGTTGGTTCCTCTGATGgaagaatttttaaatataatggTCCAGATGTAGGTTTCAAGGAATATGCTTACACGTCCCCAAACAG GAACAAGACGGTCTGTGATGGACTTTCTGACTTCTCAGCAGTCCAAGCAACATGTGGAAGGCCATTAGGATTGGGTTTCAATCATCAGACAGGCGATTTGTACGTAGCTGATGCTTATTTGGGGCTTGTTAAGGTTAGTCCCGATGGAGGGAATGTAACACAGTTAGTTGGACCTGCCCAAGCAAATTCTACAATGTTTGCTGATGGTTTGGATGTAGATCCTGACACAGGAATCGTTTATTTTACCGTAGCTAGCACTAACTTCCAACTCAA ggatTACCAAACACTGGTAACCAGTGGAGATAGTTCGGGAAGCTTACTGAGATATGATCCTAGCACCAACCAAACGACGGTGTTGCTAAGCAATCTTTCAATGCCATCTGGTGTGGCAGTAAGCAAAGATGGCTCATTTGTACTTGTTGGTGAATACCTATCAAACAGAATCCAAAGAGTATGGCTGAAAGGACCAAGAGCAAATTCATCAGAACTATTCATGCTACTTACTGGAAGACCAAATAACATCAAGAGGAATTCAGCAGGCCAATTTTGGATTTCAGTGCATAGTGTTTTAGGATTAGGACTGCCAATATCTCCAAGGCGTACGGCTTTGCCTCGCGGAGTCAGAGTGTCTGAAAATCGTATAATTTTACAAATTGCATCTCTTGTTGCCGAGTATGGTATTGAACCAGCTAGTGAGGTTCAAGAGTACAATGGAAAACTCTATGCTGGCTCCCTGCTCGCTTCTTATGCTAGCATTTTTATCGGCTAG
- the LOC11437694 gene encoding protein STRICTOSIDINE SYNTHASE-LIKE 12: MLLTIIMLNINNTMSKSMVVSVILLAIFLLCSPSSVAVLLNKLQLPPPLTGPESLAFDRNGGGPYVTSSDGRIFKYVGSNEGFKEYAYTAPNRNRTICDGLADFSVVQAICGRPLGLGFNHQTNDLYVADAYFGLVKVGPNGGNATQLVGPTQANSTMFADGLDVDPDTGIVYFTIASTNYKLKDFQTVLASGSGDNSGSLLRYDPSTNQTTVLLRNLTIPSGVAVSKEGSFVLVSEYLANRIQRVWLKGPRANSSELFMLLAGRPDNIKRNSGGQFWISVSSFLGTPRSPGCSTLPSGVRVNENGLVLQIVSLVEEYGPEAASEVQEYNGTLYGGSLLASYATSFTS; encoded by the exons atgttaTTGACAATAATCATGTTGAACATCAATAATACCATGTCCAAGTCGATGGTTGTCAGTGTCATTCTTCTTGCTATCTTTCTACTGTGTTCTCCATCATCGGTAGCCGTATTACTGAACAAGCTTCAGCTACCACCACCATTGACAGGACCTGAGTCACTTGCATTTGATAGAAATGGTGGAGGACCTTATGTTACTTCTTCTGATGGAAGAATTTTCAAATATGTTGGTTCAAATGAAGGTTTCAAGGAATATGCTTACACTGCTCCCAACAg GAATAGAACAATTTGTGATGGCCTTGCTGACTTCTCAGTAGTCCAAGCAATATGTGGAAGACCTTTAGGATTGGGTTTCAATCATCAAACAAACGATTTATATGTAGCTGATGCTTATTTTGGACTTGTTAAGGTTGGCCCCAATGGTGGGAATGCAACTCAATTAGTTGGACCGACACAAGCCAATTCTACTATGTTTGCCGATGGTTTGGATGTAGATCCGGACACTGGAATCGTTTATTTTACCATAGCTAGCACTAATTACAAGCTCAA AGATTTCCAGACAGTGCTAGCTAGTGGCAGTGGAGATAATTCAGGAAGCCTATTGAGATATGATCCAAGCACCAACCAAACAACAGTGTTGCTAAGAAATCTTACAATACCATCTGGGGTGGCAGTAAGCAAAGAAGGATCATTTGTACTTGTTAGTGAATATCTAGCAAACAGAATTCAGCGAGTTTGGCTGAAAGGACCAAGAGCAAATTCATCAGAATTATTCATGCTACTTGCCGGAAGACCAGATAACATCAAGAGGAATTCGGGAGGCCAATTTTGGATATCAGTTAGTAGTTTTTTAGGGACACCAAGATCTCCAGGATGTTCTACTTTGCCTTCAGGTGTTAGAGTGAATGAAAATGGTTTAGTTTTACAGATTGTGTCTCTTGTAGAAGAGTATGGTCCTGAAGCGGCTAGTGAGGTTCAAGAGTACAATGGAACACTCTATGGTGGCTCCCTGCTTGCTTCTTATGCAACCTCTTTTACTTcgtag
- the LOC11440620 gene encoding protein STRICTOSIDINE SYNTHASE-LIKE 12, protein MSKSMVVTVILLAIFLLCSPSSVAILLNKLQLPPPVIGPEALAFDRNGGGPYVTSSDGRIFKYVGPSEGFKEYAYTSPNRNRTICDGFSDFSNIQAICGRPLGLGFNHQTGDLYAADGYYGLVKVGPNGGKATQLVGPAQSNSTVFANGLDVDSNTGIVYFTIASTKFQPKDFPTALLTGGIGDNSGSLLSYDPSNNQTTVFLRNLTFASGVAVSGDGSFVLVSEYFANRIRRVWLKGPKANSSDLFMLLAGRPDNIKRNSRGQFWIAVNTVTLSSGVRVTENGIVLQIVSLVEEYGLEAASEVQEYNGTLYGGSLLASYAIIFTP, encoded by the exons ATGTCGAAGTCGATGGTTGTCACTGTTATTCTTCTTGCTATCTTTCTACTGTGTTCTCCATCATCGGTAGCCATATTACTGAACAAGCTTCAGCTGCCACCACCAGTGATAGGACCTGAGGCACTTGCATTTGATAGAAACGGTGGAGGACCTTATGTTACTTCTTCTGATGGaagaatttttaaatatgttGGTCCAAGTGAAGGTTTCAAGGAATATGCTTACACTTCTCCCAATAg GAACAGGACAATCTGTGATGGATTTTCCGACTTCTCAAATATCCAAGCAATATGTGGAAGGCCATTAGGATTGGGTTTCAATCATCAAACAGGAGATTTGTATGCAGCCGATGGTTATTACGGGCTTGTAAAGGTTGGCCCCAATGGAGGGAAAGCAACCCAATTAGTTGGACCTGCACAATCTAACTCTACTGTGTTTGCTAATGGTTTGGATGTAGACTCAAACACTGGAATCGTTTATTTTACCATAGCTAGCACTAAATTCCAGCCCAA AGATTTCCCGACAGCGCTGCTAACCGGTGGCATTGGAGATAATTCAGGAAGCCTATTGAGTTATGATCCAAGCAACAACCAGACAACAGTGTTTCTGAGAAATCTTACATTTGCATCTGGGGTGGCAGTAAGCGGAGATGGCTCATTTGTACTTGTTAGTGAATATTTTGCAAACAGAATTCGGAGAGTGTGGTTGAAAGGACCAAAAGCAAATTCGTCAGATTTATTCATGTTACTTGCTGGAAGACCAGATAACATAAAGAGGAATTCAAGAGGCCAATTTTGGATTGCAGTTAATACTGTTACTTTGTCTTCGGGCGTTAGAGTGACCGAGAATGGTATAGTTTTACAGATTGTGTCTCTTGTTGAGGAGTATGGTCTTGAAGCGGCTAGTGAGGTTCAAGAGTACAATGGAACACTCTATGGTGGCTCCCTGCTTGCTTCTTATGCAATCATTTTTACTCCCTAG